The following coding sequences lie in one Streptomyces albofaciens JCM 4342 genomic window:
- a CDS encoding LacI family DNA-binding transcriptional regulator has translation MTDLPDVPSAGGNGPRLAHIAAQAQVSEATVSRVLNGKAGVARGTRQRVLAALDLLGGERPVRLRRTSAGLVGLIVPELTNPIFPAFAQLIEQALAGHGYTPVLCTQLPGGATEDELVEQLEARGVTGIIFLSGLHSDSTTDPARYTRLTDRGVPYVLINGHHEGIAAPFVSPDDRAAARMAVRHLAELGHRNIGLAVGPARYVPSRRKAEGFVAALTDTLGLRREHAERLIRHTLFGVEGGHAAAASLLDAGCTAIVCGSDLMALGVVRAARQRGLDVPGGVSVIGFDDSQLIAFTDPPLTTVRQPVRAMATAAVDALIEEVRARADGDRPPDRHTEFVFQPELVVRGSTAPAAAVGAADSPAGRVSGPAEDAGARR, from the coding sequence GTGACGGACCTCCCCGACGTGCCGTCGGCCGGGGGCAACGGCCCCCGGCTGGCGCACATCGCCGCGCAGGCGCAGGTCAGCGAGGCGACGGTCAGCCGGGTGCTCAACGGGAAGGCGGGCGTGGCCCGGGGTACCCGGCAGCGGGTCCTGGCGGCCCTGGACCTGCTCGGCGGCGAGCGCCCCGTGCGCCTGCGCCGCACCAGCGCGGGGCTGGTCGGCCTGATCGTCCCGGAGCTGACCAACCCGATCTTCCCGGCCTTCGCCCAGCTCATCGAACAGGCCTTGGCGGGCCACGGCTACACCCCCGTCCTGTGCACCCAGCTCCCCGGCGGCGCGACGGAGGACGAACTGGTCGAGCAACTGGAGGCCCGCGGCGTCACCGGCATCATCTTCCTCTCCGGCCTGCACTCCGACAGCACCACCGACCCCGCCCGTTACACCCGCCTCACCGACCGCGGAGTGCCGTACGTCCTCATCAACGGCCACCACGAGGGCATCGCCGCCCCCTTCGTCTCCCCGGACGACCGGGCGGCGGCCCGCATGGCCGTACGCCACCTCGCCGAACTCGGCCACCGGAACATCGGCCTGGCCGTCGGCCCGGCCCGCTACGTACCGTCGCGCCGCAAGGCCGAAGGCTTCGTGGCGGCGCTCACCGACACGCTCGGCCTGCGACGCGAACACGCCGAACGCCTCATCCGCCACACCCTCTTCGGCGTCGAGGGCGGTCACGCGGCGGCTGCCTCCCTGCTGGACGCCGGCTGTACGGCGATCGTCTGCGGCAGCGACCTGATGGCCCTCGGCGTCGTCCGCGCGGCCCGGCAGCGCGGCCTCGACGTACCGGGCGGGGTCTCGGTCATCGGCTTCGACGACTCCCAGCTCATCGCGTTCACCGACCCGCCGCTGACCACCGTCCGCCAGCCGGTGCGGGCGATGGCCACGGCCGCCGTGGACGCGCTGATCGAGGAGGTCCGCGCGCGTGCGGACGGCGACCGGCCGCCGGACCGCCACACGGAGTTCGTCTTCCAGCCGGAGCTGGTGGTACGGGGCTCGACGGCCCCGGCCGCTGCGGTCGGGGCCGCCGATTCCCCGGCGGGCCGGGTCAGTGGTCCGGCGGAAGACGCAGGCGCCCGGAGATGA
- a CDS encoding maltokinase N-terminal cap-like domain-containing protein: MAIIHHTTLSPTKLELLAPWLLNQPWYAGDGRAPELTKAGGFRLDDPEGAVGMEFMVATDTAGPEPVTYHVPFTYRGAPLGGAGHALVGTLEHGVLGKRWVYDGTHDPVLATQLFACLTGTAAPQAQSETDALDPTVLPHFAETGHEGATGPESVTQGEAATDIHIQSSRPLVLRVHRVLTAGEEAAGGTLGHISATWTDTAGEKVRGVFVTAHERGEPGR, from the coding sequence ATGGCCATCATCCACCACACCACCCTCTCGCCCACCAAACTGGAACTGCTCGCCCCCTGGCTCCTCAACCAGCCCTGGTACGCGGGCGACGGCCGCGCGCCGGAGCTGACCAAGGCGGGCGGCTTCCGGCTCGACGACCCGGAGGGGGCGGTCGGCATGGAGTTCATGGTGGCCACCGACACGGCCGGACCCGAACCGGTCACCTACCACGTCCCGTTCACCTACCGGGGCGCGCCCCTGGGCGGCGCCGGCCACGCGCTGGTCGGCACGCTCGAACACGGCGTACTGGGCAAGCGCTGGGTCTACGACGGCACCCACGACCCGGTCCTCGCGACCCAGCTCTTCGCCTGCCTCACCGGCACGGCCGCCCCGCAGGCCCAGAGCGAGACCGACGCCCTCGACCCCACCGTCCTCCCGCACTTCGCGGAAACCGGACACGAGGGGGCCACGGGGCCCGAGTCGGTGACGCAGGGCGAGGCTGCGACCGACATCCACATCCAGTCGTCCCGCCCGCTGGTCCTGCGGGTCCACCGGGTGCTGACGGCGGGGGAGGAGGCGGCCGGCGGGACGCTCGGCCACATCAGCGCCACGTGGACGGACACGGCGGGGGAGAAGGTACGGGGTGTGTTCGTCACGGCGCATGAGCGCGGGGAACCCGGCAGGTGA
- a CDS encoding ANTAR domain-containing protein produces the protein MIRGEFTDLLDSLRRAADTGGDLTDAPAAEAARLLRLDALTLALRSRRGMLELLWADPADPLGPELEDLQYTLGEGPTLEAARSGRTVIETDLGAAPNGRWPLFAPAASRTPARAVIAEPLLLGAATAGVLTGYRIAPGPFPAPQCQDLSRFARVALELLLHTPAHALATGSDGPALHRAAVHQAAGMLTAQLDVSIDEALVRLRAHAWRHDLPLLHVARTVISGRLRLPPDH, from the coding sequence ATGATCCGCGGTGAGTTCACCGATCTCCTGGACAGTCTGCGCCGGGCCGCCGACACCGGCGGCGACCTGACCGACGCGCCGGCGGCCGAGGCCGCCCGGCTCCTGCGCCTCGACGCCCTGACCCTCGCCCTGCGCTCCCGGCGCGGCATGCTGGAACTGCTGTGGGCCGATCCCGCCGATCCGCTCGGCCCGGAACTGGAGGACCTGCAGTACACCCTCGGCGAAGGCCCCACCCTGGAGGCCGCCAGGTCCGGGCGCACCGTCATCGAGACCGACCTGGGCGCCGCCCCCAACGGCCGCTGGCCGCTGTTCGCTCCCGCCGCGTCCCGTACACCGGCCCGTGCCGTCATCGCCGAGCCGCTCCTGCTGGGCGCCGCCACCGCCGGTGTCCTGACCGGCTACCGCATCGCCCCCGGCCCCTTCCCCGCCCCCCAGTGCCAGGACCTCAGCCGGTTCGCCCGCGTGGCACTGGAACTGCTGCTGCACACCCCGGCCCACGCCCTGGCCACCGGGTCGGACGGTCCGGCCCTGCACCGCGCCGCCGTACATCAGGCCGCCGGCATGCTCACCGCCCAGCTCGACGTGAGCATCGACGAAGCCCTGGTACGGCTGCGCGCCCACGCCTGGCGCCACGACCTGCCCCTGCTGCACGTCGCCCGCACCGTCATCTCCGGGCGCCTGCGTCTTCCGCCGGACCACTGA
- a CDS encoding carbohydrate ABC transporter permease: MSRARRKQAASAGAPGRVRKALATHWYAWTMVAPVVLVIGVIIGYPLVRGLYLSLTDANEANVERNIGMNHIPATYKFTGLDNYTAILGDGVFWGRLGWTVVWTVACVGLTFAIGLTLANLLNRKLRGRTFYRLALILPWAIPAFVSVFTWRLLYNEKNGLLNKLLAGGGIDAVPWLNDPTWAKLSVITVNVWLGVPFMLVALLGGLQSIPGELYEAAEMDGANAWQRFRNITLPGLRGVSSTVILLSTIWTFNMFPVIYLLTRGGPGDATEILVTYAYRLSFVDSPRDFAGSAAWGVLILLLLSMIAVVYRRSLRKQGEVW; the protein is encoded by the coding sequence ATGTCCCGCGCCCGGCGCAAGCAAGCCGCCTCCGCCGGTGCGCCGGGCCGGGTGCGCAAAGCCCTGGCCACCCACTGGTACGCCTGGACCATGGTCGCCCCGGTGGTGCTCGTCATCGGCGTCATCATCGGCTACCCGCTGGTCCGCGGCCTGTACCTGTCGCTGACCGACGCCAACGAGGCCAATGTCGAGCGCAACATCGGCATGAACCACATCCCGGCCACCTACAAGTTCACCGGCCTGGACAACTACACCGCGATCCTCGGCGACGGCGTCTTCTGGGGCCGGCTCGGCTGGACCGTGGTGTGGACGGTGGCCTGCGTCGGCCTCACCTTCGCCATCGGCCTGACCCTGGCCAACCTGCTCAACCGCAAGCTGCGCGGCCGCACCTTCTACCGGCTGGCGCTGATCCTGCCCTGGGCCATCCCGGCCTTCGTCTCCGTCTTCACCTGGCGGCTGCTCTACAACGAGAAGAACGGCCTGCTGAACAAGCTGCTGGCGGGCGGCGGCATCGACGCGGTGCCGTGGCTGAACGACCCGACCTGGGCCAAGCTGTCGGTCATCACCGTCAACGTCTGGCTGGGCGTGCCGTTCATGCTCGTCGCGCTGCTCGGCGGTCTCCAGTCGATCCCGGGCGAGCTGTACGAGGCCGCGGAGATGGACGGCGCCAACGCCTGGCAGCGGTTCCGCAACATCACGCTGCCCGGCCTGCGCGGGGTGAGCAGCACGGTGATCCTGCTCTCCACCATCTGGACGTTCAACATGTTCCCGGTGATCTACCTGCTCACCCGGGGCGGGCCCGGCGACGCCACGGAGATCCTGGTGACGTACGCCTACCGGCTCTCCTTCGTCGACAGTCCGCGCGACTTCGCCGGCTCGGCGGCCTGGGGCGTGCTGATCCTGCTCCTGCTGTCCATGATCGCGGTGGTCTACCGCCGTTCGCTCCGCAAGCAGGGAGAGGTGTGGTGA
- a CDS encoding extracellular solute-binding protein, translated as MRRGMVTTALVAGLAMAATACGGGGGGDQQSGGELSGTVTFWDTSNDAEKATYRKLAEAFEKEHPKVDVKYVSVPFGDANAKFKNAAGGGAGAPDVMRTEVAWVADFANLGYLAPLDDTPALDNPDDYLPQAFGSTKFKDKTYAVPQVIDTLGLFYNKRLLKEAGVEVPKTFAELTAAAKQIKDKTGATALYLRGDDPYWFMPYLYGEGGDMVDARDKVVTIDDDAGVKAFRTIKDLVDSKAAVTDATDGQENQLKALKDGNVAMAISGPWDIEGVRAGKEFKDRKNLGVAPVPGGSASQGSPQGGWNLSVYAGSKNLQASYAFVKYMSSAKVQQQTTEKLSLLPTRKSVYEIPSVKGNEMVGFFKPAVDKAVQRPWIAQGNSLFEPIKVQMNKVLTGAATPEQAAKAVGDSYRKLLKDYK; from the coding sequence ATGCGGCGTGGCATGGTGACCACCGCGTTGGTCGCGGGGCTGGCAATGGCGGCGACGGCGTGCGGAGGCGGCGGCGGAGGCGACCAGCAGAGCGGGGGTGAGCTGTCGGGCACCGTGACCTTCTGGGACACCTCCAACGACGCCGAGAAGGCGACGTACAGGAAGCTGGCCGAGGCCTTCGAGAAGGAGCACCCCAAGGTCGACGTCAAGTACGTCAGCGTCCCGTTCGGCGACGCCAACGCCAAGTTCAAGAACGCCGCGGGCGGTGGGGCCGGCGCCCCCGACGTGATGCGCACCGAGGTCGCCTGGGTCGCCGACTTCGCCAACCTCGGCTACCTCGCGCCGCTGGACGACACCCCGGCCCTGGACAACCCGGACGACTACCTCCCGCAGGCGTTCGGCAGCACGAAGTTCAAGGACAAGACCTACGCGGTCCCGCAGGTCATCGACACCCTCGGCCTCTTCTACAACAAGCGGCTGCTCAAGGAGGCCGGCGTCGAGGTCCCCAAGACCTTCGCCGAACTGACGGCCGCCGCCAAGCAGATCAAGGACAAGACCGGCGCCACCGCGCTCTACCTGCGCGGCGACGACCCGTACTGGTTCATGCCGTACCTGTACGGCGAGGGCGGCGACATGGTCGACGCCCGCGACAAGGTCGTCACGATCGACGATGACGCCGGGGTGAAGGCCTTCAGGACCATCAAGGACCTGGTCGACTCCAAGGCCGCCGTCACCGACGCCACCGACGGCCAGGAGAACCAGCTCAAGGCCCTCAAGGACGGCAACGTCGCGATGGCGATCAGCGGCCCGTGGGACATCGAGGGCGTCCGGGCGGGCAAGGAGTTCAAGGACAGGAAGAACCTCGGCGTCGCGCCCGTGCCCGGCGGCAGCGCCTCCCAGGGTTCCCCGCAGGGCGGCTGGAACCTCTCCGTCTACGCCGGCTCGAAGAACCTCCAGGCCTCCTACGCCTTCGTGAAGTACATGAGCTCGGCGAAGGTGCAGCAGCAGACCACCGAGAAGCTGAGCCTGCTGCCCACCCGCAAGTCGGTGTACGAGATCCCGTCCGTCAAGGGCAACGAGATGGTCGGCTTCTTCAAGCCCGCCGTCGACAAGGCCGTCCAGCGCCCGTGGATCGCCCAGGGCAACTCCCTCTTCGAGCCGATCAAGGTCCAGATGAACAAGGTCCTCACCGGCGCCGCCACCCCCGAGCAGGCCGCCAAGGCCGTCGGTGACAGCTACCGCAAGCTCCTCAAGGACTACAAGTGA
- a CDS encoding sugar ABC transporter permease produces MAKPSRHKRGPLASVGLHATLLVAAVIAVFPPLWLLVTSFKPKNDAFTTGLVSNFTFANYRHVVADTQFLTWFGNSVLVVGVTTVLGVFVAATTGYAVSRFRFPGMRPLMWLLLITQMFPVAVLIVPLYNLMASLGLLNQPAGLVITYLTIAVPFCAWMMKGFFDTIPVEIDEAGRVDGLNPFGTFWRLVLPLARPGLAVTGFYTFVTAWAEVAYASAFMTGEENLTLAGGLQTFVNQYLNDWGSMTAAAVIIAVPAALVFAFAQRHLVAGLTAGTTKG; encoded by the coding sequence ATGGCGAAGCCTTCGCGTCACAAGCGCGGTCCGCTGGCCTCCGTCGGCCTGCACGCGACCCTTCTGGTGGCCGCCGTCATCGCGGTCTTCCCGCCGCTGTGGCTGCTGGTCACCTCCTTCAAGCCGAAGAACGACGCCTTCACCACCGGTCTGGTCAGCAACTTCACGTTCGCCAACTACCGGCACGTGGTCGCCGACACCCAGTTCCTGACCTGGTTCGGCAACTCGGTGCTGGTCGTCGGTGTCACCACCGTCCTCGGCGTCTTCGTCGCCGCCACCACCGGCTACGCCGTCAGCCGCTTCCGCTTCCCCGGCATGCGCCCGCTGATGTGGCTGCTGCTGATCACGCAGATGTTCCCGGTCGCCGTGCTGATCGTGCCGCTGTACAACCTGATGGCGAGCCTGGGCCTGCTCAACCAGCCGGCCGGCCTGGTCATCACGTACCTGACCATCGCCGTACCGTTCTGCGCCTGGATGATGAAAGGGTTCTTCGACACCATCCCGGTGGAGATCGACGAAGCCGGACGCGTGGACGGCCTCAACCCCTTCGGCACCTTCTGGCGCCTGGTCCTGCCGCTCGCCCGCCCCGGCCTGGCCGTCACCGGCTTCTACACCTTCGTGACGGCCTGGGCCGAGGTCGCGTACGCCTCCGCCTTCATGACCGGCGAGGAGAACCTGACCCTCGCCGGCGGCCTGCAGACCTTCGTCAACCAGTACCTCAACGACTGGGGTTCGATGACCGCCGCCGCCGTGATCATCGCGGTGCCCGCGGCCCTGGTCTTCGCCTTCGCCCAGCGCCACCTCGTCGCCGGACTGACCGCCGGCACCACCAAGGGATGA
- a CDS encoding glycoside hydrolase family 13 protein, with protein sequence MTQELTSPGRAHAGHPPGGRTGWWRDAVIYQVYVRSFADCDGDGIGDLRGARQRLPYLRDLGVDAVWLTPFYASPQADGGYDVADHRSVDPLFGSLQDADDLVRAAHTLGLRVIVDIVPNHTSDQHPWFQDPELARQRYIFRPGKGADGELPPNDWESVFGGPAWTRTERGDWYLHLFAPEQPDLNWENPDVHAEFEAILRFWLDLGVDGFRIDVAHGMIKAPGLPDIGHKEQAKLIGSQVLPFFDQDGVHEIHRAWRRLLDSYPGERIGVAEAWAPSPERLALYVRPDELHQAFNFQFLTADWSAASLRAVIDASLAATTSVGATTSWVLSNHDVVRHTTRLGGLRRARAATLMMLALPGSAYLYQGEELGLPEVTDLPDEVRQDPAFFRGDGQDGHRDGCRVPLPWCGETAAYGFGPGGSWLPQPRAWKDLSVRAQTGDPASTLELYRAALALRRAHTSLGDGSLAWADAPEGVLAFTRTGRSGHTDLLCTLNTLDRAVELPRPGRLLLSSTTLAAEGDTALLPGDSCTWWGL encoded by the coding sequence ATGACCCAGGAGCTGACCTCGCCCGGCCGCGCCCACGCGGGCCACCCGCCCGGCGGCCGAACGGGCTGGTGGCGCGACGCCGTCATCTACCAGGTGTACGTACGGTCCTTCGCGGACTGCGACGGCGACGGGATCGGCGACCTGCGCGGCGCCCGGCAGCGCCTGCCGTACCTGCGGGACCTGGGCGTGGACGCCGTCTGGCTCACCCCGTTCTACGCCTCGCCGCAGGCCGACGGCGGGTACGACGTCGCCGACCACCGCTCCGTCGACCCGCTGTTCGGCAGCCTCCAGGACGCCGACGACCTCGTACGGGCCGCGCACACGCTGGGCCTGCGGGTGATCGTCGACATCGTGCCCAACCACACCTCCGACCAGCACCCCTGGTTCCAGGACCCGGAACTGGCCCGGCAGCGCTACATCTTCCGGCCCGGCAAGGGCGCGGACGGCGAGCTGCCGCCCAACGACTGGGAGTCGGTCTTCGGCGGGCCCGCCTGGACCCGCACCGAACGCGGCGACTGGTACCTGCACCTGTTCGCCCCGGAACAACCCGACCTGAACTGGGAGAACCCGGACGTGCACGCCGAGTTCGAGGCCATCCTGCGCTTCTGGCTCGACCTCGGGGTGGACGGCTTCCGCATCGACGTGGCGCACGGCATGATCAAGGCGCCGGGGCTGCCGGACATCGGCCACAAGGAGCAGGCCAAGCTCATCGGCAGCCAGGTGCTGCCCTTCTTCGACCAGGACGGCGTCCACGAGATCCACCGCGCCTGGCGCCGGCTGCTGGACTCCTACCCCGGCGAGCGCATCGGCGTCGCCGAGGCCTGGGCGCCGTCCCCCGAGCGGCTGGCCCTGTACGTGCGCCCCGACGAGCTGCACCAGGCGTTCAACTTCCAGTTCCTGACCGCCGACTGGTCCGCCGCCTCGCTCCGCGCGGTCATCGACGCCTCGCTCGCGGCGACCACCTCGGTCGGCGCCACCACCTCCTGGGTGCTGTCCAACCACGACGTGGTGCGGCACACCACCCGGCTCGGCGGCCTGCGGCGGGCCCGCGCCGCCACGCTCATGATGCTCGCGCTGCCCGGCTCGGCCTACCTCTACCAGGGCGAGGAGCTGGGGCTGCCCGAGGTCACGGACCTGCCCGACGAGGTGCGCCAGGACCCCGCGTTCTTCCGCGGCGACGGGCAGGACGGGCACCGCGACGGCTGCCGGGTGCCGCTGCCGTGGTGCGGCGAGACGGCCGCGTACGGCTTCGGGCCGGGCGGCAGCTGGCTGCCCCAGCCGCGCGCCTGGAAGGACCTGTCCGTACGGGCCCAGACCGGCGACCCGGCCTCCACCCTGGAGCTGTACCGCGCGGCGCTCGCCCTGCGCCGCGCCCACACCAGCCTCGGCGACGGGAGCCTGGCCTGGGCGGACGCGCCCGAGGGGGTGCTGGCCTTCACCCGTACCGGCCGCTCGGGCCACACCGACCTGCTGTGCACCCTCAACACCCTGGACCGCGCCGTCGAACTCCCCCGCCCCGGGCGGCTGTTGCTCTCCTCCACGACACTCGCGGCCGAGGGGGACACCGCCCTGCTGCCGGGTGACTCCTGCACCTGGTGGGGCCTCTGA
- a CDS encoding class I SAM-dependent methyltransferase gives MRSQFDALARLYEDMAELPWRRDLESYSVRELLGGLGGRSVLDIGCGTGQYCRMLRRAGAGRVVGYDISAGMIAHAAEREAWEPLGIRYTTEPPADGAFDIALGVYVLPYATTYAELVGLCAVAARALVPGGLFVALPVNPDYDGDPAYYERYGIRLHEDEPRADASRITLELCFDAYEVDVAARYWTRGSLRRALADAGFTGIDWHPFRVSPAALRSYGTDFWSPYLRCPHAALITCRVPRAHAP, from the coding sequence ATGCGCAGCCAGTTCGACGCGCTGGCCCGGTTGTACGAGGACATGGCCGAGCTGCCGTGGCGGCGGGACCTGGAGTCGTACTCGGTGCGGGAACTGCTGGGCGGCCTCGGCGGCCGGTCCGTGCTGGACATCGGCTGCGGCACCGGTCAGTACTGCCGGATGCTCAGGCGGGCCGGTGCCGGGCGGGTGGTCGGGTACGACATCTCCGCGGGCATGATCGCGCACGCGGCGGAGCGGGAGGCCTGGGAACCGCTCGGCATCCGGTACACGACCGAGCCGCCCGCGGACGGCGCGTTCGACATCGCGCTCGGCGTGTACGTGCTGCCGTACGCGACGACCTACGCCGAACTGGTCGGACTGTGCGCGGTGGCCGCCCGGGCACTGGTCCCGGGCGGCCTGTTCGTGGCCCTGCCGGTCAATCCCGACTACGACGGCGATCCCGCCTATTACGAGCGGTACGGCATCCGGCTGCACGAGGACGAGCCCCGCGCGGACGCCTCACGGATCACCCTGGAGCTGTGCTTCGACGCGTACGAGGTCGATGTCGCGGCACGCTACTGGACCCGGGGCTCCCTGCGACGAGCCCTGGCCGACGCGGGGTTCACGGGCATCGACTGGCACCCCTTCCGGGTGTCCCCCGCCGCCCTCCGCTCGTACGGCACCGACTTCTGGTCCCCGTACCTGCGCTGCCCGCACGCCGCACTGATCACCTGCCGGGTTCCCCGCGCTCATGCGCCGTGA
- a CDS encoding glycoside hydrolase family 13 protein: MTTEHNDATGATAPAPSSDATQWWRDAVIYQVYPRSFADGNGDGMGDLPGIRARLPYLRDLGVDAVWLSPFYSSPQADAGYDVADYRVIDPAFGTLADAEAVIRDAHALGLRIIVDVVPNHCSDQHAWFRQALDEGPGSTLRERFHFRKGRGENGELPPNDWESVFGGPAWTRVADGEWYLHLFAPEQPDFNWDSPAVQDEFRSILRFWLDLGVDGFRIDVAHGLVKAPGLPDMGRTDQLKLLGNQVLPFFDQDGVHEIYRSWRKVLDEYAGERIGVAEAWTPSADRTALYLRPDELHQAFNFHYLGTGWDAAELRAVIDASLDAMRPVGAPSTWVLSNHDVVRHRTRLGGGERRARAAALLMLALPGSAYVYQGEELGLPEVTDLPDEVRQDPSFFRANGQDGLRDGCRVPIPWSGDTAPYGFGTGGSWLPQPPEWARLSVAAQTGDPASVLELYRTALKLRREHPGLGAGDAVQWLDAPEGVLAFRRPGGFVCVVNTTAEPVRAPAEPSWRLLLASSGLLTADDELMVPADTAVWWEA, translated from the coding sequence ATGACCACCGAGCACAACGACGCCACCGGAGCGACCGCCCCCGCGCCCTCCTCCGACGCCACCCAGTGGTGGCGCGACGCGGTGATCTACCAGGTCTATCCGCGCAGCTTCGCCGACGGCAACGGCGACGGCATGGGCGACCTGCCCGGCATCCGCGCCCGCCTGCCCTACCTCAGGGACCTGGGTGTCGACGCCGTCTGGCTCAGCCCCTTCTACTCCTCCCCGCAGGCCGACGCCGGTTACGACGTGGCCGACTACCGCGTCATCGACCCGGCCTTCGGCACCCTCGCCGACGCCGAGGCCGTCATCCGCGACGCGCACGCCTTGGGGCTGCGCATCATCGTGGACGTGGTCCCCAACCACTGCTCCGACCAGCACGCCTGGTTCCGGCAGGCGCTGGACGAGGGCCCCGGCTCGACGCTGCGCGAGCGCTTCCACTTCCGCAAGGGACGCGGCGAGAACGGCGAACTCCCGCCGAACGACTGGGAGTCCGTCTTCGGCGGCCCCGCCTGGACCCGCGTCGCGGACGGCGAGTGGTACCTCCACCTCTTCGCCCCCGAACAGCCCGACTTCAACTGGGACAGCCCGGCCGTCCAGGACGAGTTCCGCTCCATCCTGCGCTTCTGGCTCGACCTCGGCGTGGACGGCTTCCGCATCGACGTGGCCCACGGCCTGGTCAAGGCCCCGGGACTGCCCGACATGGGCCGTACCGACCAGCTCAAACTGCTCGGCAACCAGGTGCTGCCCTTCTTCGACCAGGACGGCGTCCACGAGATCTACCGCTCCTGGCGCAAGGTCCTCGACGAGTACGCGGGCGAGCGCATCGGCGTCGCGGAGGCCTGGACCCCCAGCGCCGACCGCACCGCCCTCTACCTGCGCCCGGACGAGCTGCACCAGGCGTTCAACTTCCACTACCTCGGAACCGGCTGGGACGCCGCCGAACTGCGCGCCGTCATCGACGCCTCCCTCGACGCGATGCGCCCGGTCGGCGCCCCCTCCACCTGGGTCCTGTCCAACCACGACGTCGTACGGCACCGCACCCGCCTCGGCGGCGGCGAGCGCCGGGCCCGCGCCGCGGCCCTGCTCATGCTCGCGCTCCCCGGCTCCGCCTACGTCTACCAGGGCGAGGAACTGGGCCTGCCCGAGGTCACCGACCTGCCCGACGAGGTCCGCCAGGACCCGTCCTTCTTCCGCGCCAACGGCCAGGACGGCCTGCGCGACGGCTGCCGGGTGCCGATCCCGTGGTCCGGCGACACCGCCCCGTACGGCTTCGGTACGGGCGGCAGCTGGCTGCCGCAGCCGCCGGAGTGGGCACGGCTGAGCGTCGCCGCCCAGACCGGCGACCCGGCCTCCGTGCTGGAGCTGTACCGTACGGCGCTCAAGCTCCGCCGCGAGCACCCCGGCCTGGGCGCGGGCGACGCGGTCCAGTGGCTGGACGCGCCCGAAGGCGTGCTGGCCTTCCGCCGCCCCGGCGGCTTCGTCTGCGTCGTGAACACGACCGCCGAACCGGTACGCGCCCCGGCCGAGCCGTCCTGGCGCCTGCTGCTGGCCTCGTCCGGCCTGCTCACCGCGGACGACGAGCTGATGGTCCCGGCGGACACCGCCGTGTGGTGGGAAGCGTGA
- a CDS encoding EF-hand domain-containing protein: MAAYDTLDRKFSMLFDWFDRTEDGWLTREDFEQMAGMFTALVRPGDTGNRTAMRDAFMRWWDVLRDAGGVDGEGRVARRTFIDLMRSQVTEPKTFEHVVLAIVDALMSALDTDGSGQLTADEYVRMYDALGVDPATSQPAFRRLDRDGSGAISHAEFRTAIEEFYLSPDPEAPGNWLLGSPLAAG; the protein is encoded by the coding sequence ATGGCGGCGTACGACACCCTCGACCGGAAGTTCAGCATGCTCTTCGACTGGTTCGACCGGACCGAGGACGGCTGGCTGACCCGCGAGGACTTCGAGCAGATGGCCGGGATGTTCACGGCGCTGGTCCGGCCCGGGGACACCGGGAACCGGACCGCGATGCGTGACGCCTTCATGCGGTGGTGGGACGTGCTGCGCGACGCGGGTGGCGTGGACGGTGAAGGGCGGGTCGCGCGCCGGACGTTCATCGACCTGATGCGTTCGCAGGTGACCGAGCCGAAGACGTTCGAGCACGTCGTACTGGCCATCGTGGACGCGCTGATGAGCGCACTCGACACGGACGGCAGCGGGCAGCTCACCGCCGACGAGTACGTACGCATGTACGACGCGCTCGGCGTCGACCCGGCGACCTCGCAGCCCGCCTTCCGGCGGCTGGACCGGGACGGCAGCGGGGCCATCAGCCACGCGGAGTTCCGTACGGCGATCGAGGAGTTCTACCTGAGCCCGGACCCGGAGGCCCCGGGCAACTGGCTGCTCGGGTCGCCGCTCGCGGCGGGTTAG
- a CDS encoding ANTAR domain-containing protein, which yields MAGPPYLGDRDLRLAQTLADAAGAALAFRQQLADKDQVLDQLQTALDSRLVIEQAKGVLSARLGIGMDEAFQRLRAHARSRQQKLTDLSARITRGDVPADLLAPAR from the coding sequence ATGGCCGGACCGCCCTACCTCGGCGACCGGGACCTGCGGCTGGCGCAGACACTCGCCGACGCCGCCGGTGCGGCCCTCGCCTTCCGGCAGCAACTGGCCGACAAGGACCAGGTGCTCGACCAGTTGCAGACGGCGCTGGACAGCCGCCTGGTCATCGAACAGGCCAAGGGGGTGCTCTCCGCCCGCCTGGGCATCGGCATGGACGAGGCGTTCCAGCGGCTGCGCGCCCATGCCCGCTCCCGGCAGCAGAAACTCACCGACCTGTCGGCCCGGATCACCCGGGGCGACGTACCCGCCGACCTGCTCGCCCCCGCTCGATGA